TGACACGTGATAAATCAATAGCTCAGGAAATATGCATTCATTGGACATGAAACTTTTACCACAACACACACACATCAAGAACAacttactataaaaatttcactgcATTTGCACTAGCCAAACATCCTCTATTAATTTATCAAGGAAAATATAGATTTGAAAATACAACAATAATTTTATACTAAAACATGTGATATTATATATCTAATGCATAGATCTAGTCATGAGGAgtgtaacaaaactggtttggcatttttaggattttctacaatttactatgaatttttaaAGTTTCAGCTGATTtaaacataaaagaaaaagatAACAGGTAAAGAAAAACACATTTTGCATCGAGAACCCTGTCATTTCTACTAATCTACTCGTTGGAAATAGTTACGGTACAcaactattcatatgagtctagtACTTCGCATCTAGACCCAAGAAAGAGCTTCTATTTGAatcctcgtccttcttcttctcaggcTCGAGCAGAGCACGCATGGAGGAGCCGACGGGCAGCCGATTTGTCCGGCTGGGAACCCATCGACGGCGAGGAAGAGGCCGGCAAGGGTCGCGATGCCCTCACCCACCCGCGCCTAGGGGCGGATCGACCGAAGATGGCAACCCGACCATGGCTGTTGGCGGCAGGTGCGGCCGTGGCCCAACGATGGAAGCGCTCCGGTGGCTCGTTGCACACCTGGGCGAGTGCGGAGGTGGCGCAAGGCATCTGCGGGGCCAGAGAGGCGGAGCTGGTGGCGGCTAGTGGCTTAGCGCGAGATGGCTGGGAGCGGTGAAGCCAAGGTGTGCCGGGCGGAGAGGTGGACGAGGCGGAGGCGGTGGGGCGCGAGGGAGCTCGAGGGCAGGTAACAAGCGGCGGTCGCGGGAGCTCGAAGTGTCCATGGCGGACGCTTGGCTCGGTAGCAGcaaggggagggagggagagcgcTGTAGGCAGAGCGAGGAGTTGGGCGCGGGCTCGCCTCCCCCTAAAGCCCAGCGTGGAGGATAGGGCGGCATGGATGAGCGGGCGAGCAGGGCATGGGCGGCCATGGCGCCCCTGTGCATGACATGGACTGGGCACGGGCAAGGTTAGAGCAGGGCGTGGGCGCGGCAGTGGCCATATGCCTTTCTTTGACGCTCGGTGCAACGAGTTTGGTCGAGAACTGGGTCCCACGTCCTATACAAAAGATCTTCGTGAAATTGTagactacaacttttcttaagggaCCAAGGTCATTAGGGCAGCAGATTAGCAGGTAATTAGGGTCAAAATTAGCAATGCCAGTGAAAACACTAAGAAAGTCTCCTAGGAAAcaatattttattcaaactttgaaACACTAATTAACCTATCAAACATATCAACTGAGCACCAACAAGCACTCCACCACAAAGTTCATAACTTGTACTAAGTTTTTCACACGGGCATATTTTAGAGTTTATTaataaattatttatttatttagccTTCAACAAGCTATCAAGCAATTAACACCAATTAGGGTTTTTGACATTTTTAAGCATTTTCTCCATATTTTTCCAACATGAACCCTAAACTTTTGTTCACAAACTCATTTAGAGATGTTTAAGCACAAAAATAAAGTTGGTTGACATCACATATGTTGACCCTATATTAATAAAAGGCGATTCAAACAAAGAAAGCCTTGTAATTTTGTGCTCTTTTGATTTCAAACATTATGCAAACACCACATGCGATCAAAATACACTTAGGTTCATGCAAAGCACTTAAGCAACACTATTCATGCACATTTTTATTACTGACAAAAGATTTGTCTTTCCCTAAAAAGATTTACGTTGGCTATAATTGAAAAGAACTTTTACTCCACATTTTTACTATTACAAACAAAAGATCATTACAGAGCCCATGAAACTTACTAATAAAGTTTTATTATCTTTAACCTATCGCTAATCAGGTacttaacaccaagggtgttacacaggagaacccctcctcttgCAGATAATAGCCACATATTGGCCATCTGCCGACGAAATCAATGCCTACAACATTGAACTCGTCGTGACAATCATCGAAGTCACCCGATCGAAAATCATCTGATTTCGTCGGTAGATTTATTTGGGCAAAACCGCAAGCAACTAGACATAAAAAACTACagaaaagagagatatgttccCTCTCCTTATCACCAGTAGACGCACCGACAAGGAAGGAGAGAGGCCCTGGGCGGCGGTGGCGAGGAGCAAGATCTGCGGCAGGGGGTTTTCCTAGACGCGGCCAGAGGCACTTCTCTCTTCATTCAAAGGTGAATCTTGAGAATGTTTTAtcaggattccaaaaagtccataaAATATACCATTACTAGAATCAGGGCCCCTTTGGAATGGAGGTGAAACAAAGGAAAAGCGTAGGATTGAGATTCCCCTTTGATTGGTAGGAATTGGTCATAGGAATTCCATAGGAAACTTTCCTTTCCCTTCAATTCCATAGGAAAACtataagagaaaaaaaaacaatctaCCTAGAACTCATGAAAAAGTTCCATGCacaaggaacaaggcaaacaATGGACTTATGAGACCAACTTGTGTCTAATCATGAGAGTGGAATAGAATAAATTAGCTTTATTAAGAAAACAATCACTCTTTGCTCCTcaaaatttctttaagattcctGTGTTTCTCCTTTGCCTATCCAAACACCTTGGTATGGAAAATTCCTATGTTTTAGATTCCTCTGTTTTCCACTTGCATTCCTATCCTATTCCTACCTTTCTCCTTTTCCTGTGGTTTACATTCCTGCAATCCAAAGGAGGCCTCAGTTTTCATGTAATTTACCGGTCAGTGATAGGCAGATTTGCTCGAGAACACTACAACAAAATAAAATAATTCCACCGAGAGAGCAAGAAACACTAAGTTGTTTGTAGTATGCCAATTAAAATACTCGTTGCGGTATTTAGGAGTTAGGACCAAAACGAAAGTAGGCAAAGGCTTATTTGATTCCCTCTTGGCTGGAAAATGGTGTGGATCAAAGGAAACATAACATGTAACTCTACTGATGACTCTCGGCCAAGAGGCGTCTCGGTTCAACATATACACATCTAAAAAATGGAATGGATTTTATTGCAGCAAAAGAATGGAAGCCAATTGCAGTTAGCTCTGCTCTTTCCATTCTTCAACATTCAACACTACTTAAGTCTTTAAACACTGCACAACACTGCACAATAAGAACAAGAAGCTTGAGGAATGATATACATTTTCAACAATGGTGATCACAAGGTCAATTACGAGCTCTAGGCCTCTAGCTACCGAGCAATATTTTTTTTCTGAACATCTTGGGAGGAGCTCCATTGGCTCACCGCCTGAAATAACAATGTACTTGATGGCAAGATGGGCCTCCTGCATGGCTGCATGTCTAGAGTAAGAGTACAATGTATTTGATATAGGCCGAATCCCCAGAGATTTTAGTTATGCCATATCACTAAGCGTACCCTAACACCACATGACGCTACAACACCTAAAAAAAACAACATTTATATAGTATATAAATCTAGTTCAACACCAAACCCCATCACAGTTGCTACTTGCAAGATTCATCATCTGAAATCTGGATGCAAAAAATAGAAATACCTTTACTCTTTTCCTCTGCAATAGTTCTACAGGATTCAATACTTTAATGTTGTATAGCTCAAGTATTCAGCTTTTGATGTCATCACGCATTCACATGGTGAGTGTCCACAATTCAGAACTTTGACCGATAAATCACGGGTTCTTCTGGCATTTGAGTTTCAGTTGAAGCACCTTGTAATATCTCAAGTACCACACTCTGCAAATGTTATATTGTACAATTAAATAAGGTAGCTGTAAAAGTACCATATCAACTATTAGTAGGCCTATAGCTAACCATCACATCGTTTTCGACAACATTTATATCAAAGAAGTGATCAGGCGGCATATATAAACAAGCTTTTCTCAATCATGTAGTTGTCATAAACTCAACAGTTTTTGAGGTTAATGTGGCAGAGTTTTCGATTTTTACCATGAAGTTGCTGGAACCACCTTGAAAGATTTAAACTTGCAGTATAGGAAAACATGTACTGACTGATACTGGACTGAGGCAACAAGAATAATCATAGGTACCATAATCACTCACTAGTGAAGCCAAGGAAAAAAAATAACCCATGCTACTAATAAGAGACTATAATTACAGAAGCACAGAGGTAGCATTTGACACATTTATCTTGAACACAAAGCATCATAGGTTGGGCAACTGCATTCATCGAGATAACTAGATGTATACCAAGCTTCAGCCTGTCTCAACTCTCAACATGCTTGCAGTGTTAATTGGACGACAGACATGACACATCCAAGCCCCAGCAAAATGTATCACCTAATTCTACTAAATGTGCCCATACCCAGTTGCTAAGTACTCCATGATTGGAAAAGATCTTATTTCTGTTTAACATGCCAGTAAGTAGCCCACAATCACCAATTTCACTGCTTATTTTCAAGCGCCAACAACTCTGAGAAGCAGGGGACATATGGAGTAATGCACTCATAGCCATGTTCAAGAGTGCAGAGATCACGCACTTCCTTACTATCCATGTGATATGATATCAGCTTTTGGCCCTGAACAAGAAAGACCAAACTTTGATCTGGATGAATTCCCACCACATTGTAGTCAGAGTCAATGTCCTTATGGCAATTCCTTTCCCCAAAACTTTGAAAAGCTTACAGTGTCCTTCAGGACCCATTGTTGTCTCTCATAGTCCTCAAGAACCCAGATTAATAACCCATCACCGTCAAATCCTTCATCATCCATTTCATGGTTGGTGTAGTGCAAGCACCCTTGGGACCGTCCAATATAATCAAACAACGTCCAGCTTTCCCTGCCTGCCTGACATGGTAGAGGGATGATCTTCTGTATGTTCCCTTCCACATCTAACACAGTTAGCTGATAGTACTTTTCCTGAGGAGAGAGCAGATGTAGCATGCCATTAACATAGACACAAGGAAAGCCAGGTACTATATGATAGCAACCCTGTCACTTTTGCTACGACTCCATCCCTGAGTTTTTGATGAGTAGACGTGCAATGATTTTTTGTATCCCTCCTTGGAGAATTGGACCAAGTTGAAGTGGCAAGGGGCACCTGGGTCGACAAGCAAATAGGTTAACGCAGATCCATAGAATATCTTATTCTGTTCCAAGACAGATCTGGGCACAGCCACACATTCCTTAGTGGCAGGGTTGCACACAACATAGCTCCATGAAGCGCCCCAATTGCATTTGACGGCAAAGAGGaggaggccattgcagcaatgGACGAGCCTGGTGTTCTTAATGCCAGGCAGCTCAGTCACATAGAAGTCCACAAGACGCACCGATCTCTGCAACACGTCGACGAAACCATAGCGAGGCAATTCCTCTTCGTCGCTGTCCACAGCGCCGCGGGCTTCGCCGTCCCCGCCGTAACAGGCGCAGGGCTCGTCGTCGCAGTCGCCTTCGCCATGACAAATATGCAATTCGACCATAAAGAAGAACCCTTGTAGGGCCTGGGGTAGCTTCTTGCAGTGGAGGggatcggcgatgaggtcgcGCCAGGCCTTGGAGACGCACTTGAAGCGGCAGGGGGACTTGGCAGGGACGCGGGAGAGGATCTCCACCAGGGGGTCGTCGGGGAGCCCGGACGCCGCCGCCTCCGTGTCGCGTCTCGTCTTGGGGCAGTCCATGCCACCGAGAGCAAGCTACAGAACGCGGATCGATCGAGCGAAAGATGCAAGGCGCGAGCGAGAGATGCAGCAACGGGGAGGCTggggtcgacggcggcggcggcgctggccggTGCCGATGAACTGAAATCGAGTTGGGAAATTGGGGAATTTATTATGGTTAATTGAAccggtgccattataattctcacATTTCTAAGAAATGCCATTACTATTATTACAATTACATTGGAGTCTGAAAAATACCATTATGTACACTTGCCGCGACGTTTGACCCACATGCAGGTGTATACAGGGGTTACATACATTGGTATAGACCGTGTTGCCCCCAGATTCTCCATACATGTGCGCCGGTTTGACTGGATCGACTCAATCCATCCATTCCCCACCGCCTCCTCTCTCTTGCTCGAACCCTAGGCAGTCCGCCTCGGAGGCGACTGcaaccggtggcggcggcgaccgcgaccgcgactactGAGGGCGCCGGCGTCGACCGCGACTACTGCTGCTCCTTCCCCGCCCCATCTGTTGAGCGGAGGCGACtgcgaccggcggcggcggcggcgactactgctcgcggcggcggcgaccgcgaCTACCGAGGGCGTCGGCGGCGACCACGACTACTGCTACTCCTTCCCCGCCCCATCTGTTGAGCGGAGATGGCATCCACAGCTGCCAGTTCAAGTGCTAGCCAGGTTGGTGGTCTCCCACGGATCGATTGCCCCAAATGCAAGATCCAGGTCATTAGGCGAAAGAGCAAGGCTGACAATATGTATTACACTTGCCCCAACAATTTCTCGGTAATTTGTCTTGCTTTTCCTTTGATGTTAGGGTTCCATGTTTGTCCAGCTGCAAATAGTGTTAAGTGGGTTGGGGTTTTGATTGTCAATTGCAGAACGTTGACACTTGTGCGAACTATTGATTTGAGGATCAATACCTGGCCTATCTGTGCGCCAATCATCCAGACAAGCTCAGAGATGTGGAAGTGGAAGGTGTACAGGGCCCTTTTGTTGCTCCTGCGGTTCAAGGAATGTCACAAGAAGTGCCCAAGATTGGGATGATGGACTTGAAGGTTCAGATCATTGACTTGAAGGTTGACATTTTAAAGTTGGAGCAGGagatgaaagaattgaagaatggaGGATTGAACAAGGCTTTTAGCTTAGGCAATGCATTAGTTGTTGTATTGATGCTAAATCTGTTTGTAAGCCTCTTAGTTGCAGCAGTTTGGAAATGAAGTAGTATGCACCTTGGTTCTAGTAGTTTGGAGTTTAGTGATATTAGCTTGTAGGTTGTCAAGTGCTACTACTAATTTCTGTTTATGGAACTGTGTATCTGTGATCAAGGAATGTATGTTTATGTAGGTTCTGTGAATTTGTGATGAATCTGTCAATGTGAGCTGTAGCATTTGGTGGCAGAGATGTATGTTTTGCAAAGGCAAGCTGTACTATGAAAGGTTCCATATGACCTAAAAAACGAACAAGTGGATTTGTATGTGAATTTGTGATGAATCTGTCAATGTGAATCTATGAATTTGAAATTATTTCTAAAGCGAAGAGAGGAAGAAACACAAGTTGTACTATaaaaggttccacatgacctaaAAAACAAACAATTGAGCCAGCAAGTGAAAAACAATTAGCCTGGCAATGGTTTTGCGataatggaatggaatggaacccGCTGCACGGTTGAAAAGTTCCTGTCACCTTCTAGATAAACACAGAGAAGCAGCTCacctttcagataaacatagagAAGTAGCTCACCTTCCAGATAAAAACAAGCTGTACTATGAAAGGTTCATGTCACCTTCCAGATAAACACAGAGAAGCAGCTTAAAAGCAACTAGCAACGGTGCTGCACAGTTGAATGCCATCTAATTAACCTGCTTTGAAAGCAAAAGTAGAAGACACACTTGACAAGTGGACTGAGGTTCCAGATCTTGGCATTCATCAAGTATTCGGTGCTGACCATAATAGACATCGAGTTTAGTCCCTAGCATACATCAAGTTTAGGGCCTACAATACATGAAGTTCAAGGCCTACAATACATAACGTTCAGGAGACAAAAGAAACTGTCACATGGTGTTTAAGGCCTACAATACATCAAGTTCAAGGCCTACAATACATCAAGTTCAAGGCCTACAATACATAACCTTCAATCTTGTGATCACAACAAATCACATGGTGTTTAAGAAGTCCTTCAGGCTTCTCACAACACTAGCTGCTGGAGCAGCAACTTTCTTTTGCTGCTTCTTTTTCTTTGATGtcacagaaccgcccaatttatacaagatcaagtatggttgtccctgctaacacgttgacacacgcatactttcacttatacaaacccggtagtccgtcgagtgtcacgaaggacctcggtaaatcaatcatcacaaccaagatcgtgtgattaagcaaatacacatcacatacgcagagttgcagcggaaataatattacaaatgggttcacaattaaaagtaccagtttgggtttcaaaaccgcttagtgaaaacaacatagctttcaaatgattacattaatataagttccaaatatattgctagcataagtgacatcatccgacaaaagcatatagatgagaagtatagaatcaccgagcccaccggcggttagccacaaTCTTCAACAGGACgaaaacttcacctgcaacatggtgggataaaccctgagtacttgaatgtactcagccagacttacccgtcttaaaccaaaataaagcgacaccaaggattatgcaaggctttctttagtgggctagctgactcatttgcgaaaagcataagctatcatgaagaaaccatttttagtactttgcatcatctttattatgacctatccatctaggtaagcacatgtactatagcaatcacttgattaaccaataacgatctagttaccaatttagatttagcatatcccataccatccagataaccatcattgttccataataattactacgatgccgtagcttgagtcaagtgctcacta
Above is a genomic segment from Miscanthus floridulus cultivar M001 chromosome 3, ASM1932011v1, whole genome shotgun sequence containing:
- the LOC136543437 gene encoding F-box protein At2g23160-like, encoding MDCPKTRRDTEAAASGLPDDPLVEILSRVPAKSPCRFKCVSKAWRDLIADPLHCKKLPQALQGFFFMVELHICHGEGDCDDEPCACYGGDGEARGAVDSDEEELPRYGFVDVLQRSVRLVDFYVTELPGIKNTRLVHCCNGLLLFAVKCNWGASWSYVVCNPATKECVAVPRSVLEQNKIFYGSALTYLLVDPGAPCHFNLVQFSKEGYKKSLHVYSSKTQGWSRSKSDREKYYQLTVLDVEGNIQKIIPLPCQAGRESWTLFDYIGRSQGCLHYTNHEMDDEGFDGDGLLIWVLEDYERQQWVLKDTGQKLISYHMDSKEVRDLCTLEHGYECITPYVPCFSELLALENKQ